The following coding sequences are from one Gossypium raimondii isolate GPD5lz chromosome 4, ASM2569854v1, whole genome shotgun sequence window:
- the LOC105766604 gene encoding aluminum-activated malate transporter 8, with protein sequence MDIGSTSQEKARFFAGACGRFKALPGQLMARIISIAKSIKKLGQDDPRRLIHSFKVGLALSLVSLLYYARPLYDGFGVAGMWAVLTVVVVFEFTVGGTLSKCLNRGFATFLAGGLGIGADYFASLFGKQGEPIVLGILVFVLAAAATFSRFFPRIKARYDYGVLIFILTFSLVAVSGYRVDELAVLAHQRLSTIIMGGATCMLISIFICPVWAGEDLHKAVASNLEKLATYLAGFGDVYFQSCKDEGSGVGSKDGNGKSFLHQGYKSILNSKNSEESLANFARWEPGHGRFPLRYPWKHYLKIGALARQCAYQIEAINGCINSDIQASEEFKSKIEGPCSRMSSECGKALKALATSMKTMTDPSSANPHVENSKAAMKDLKFALKASSMENADFLAIVPVATVGSVLVEITKCIQKISEAVHELSQRAHFSKTVEPTVSPEKPQQQQQLLHRGIVRPVPDTSDDGNSDDVVITIEEITTDSPEKGKPDQHRVLKPGQV encoded by the exons ATGGATATTGGGTCAACATCTCAAGAGAAAGCCAGGTTTTTTGCCGGTGCATGTGGCAGGTTTAAGGCCTTGCCTGGTCAGTTGATGGCCAGAATTATATCAATTGCCAAGAGCATCAAAAAGCTTGGGCAAGATGACCCAAGAAGGCTCATTCACTCCTTCAAAGTGGGACTTGCTCTCTCCTTGGTGTCATTGTTGTACTACGCTAGGCCTCTCTATGATGGTTTTGGGGTGGCTGGAATGTGGGCAGTGCTAACAGTTGTGGTTGTATTTGAATTTACAGTAG GTGGAACTCTAAGCAAGTGCTTGAATAGAGGCTTCGCAACATTTCTAGCTGGTGGCCTTGGGATTGGAGCAGATTACTTTGCAAGCTTATTTGGAAAGCAAGGAGAACCCATTGTCCTGGGGATCCTTGTTTTTGTACTAG CTGCAGCAGCAACATTTTCAAGGTTTTTCCCAAGGATCAAGGCAAGATATGATTATGGGGTTTTGATATTTATACTGACCTTCAGCTTGGTAGCTGTTTCGGGGTACCGAGTGGATGAATTAGCAGTGCTAGCTCATCAAAGACTATCGACAATTATAATGGGGGGAGCAACTTGTATGCTTATATCCATTTTTATTTGTCCAGTATGGGCTGGTGAAGATCTTCACAAGGCAGTCGCTTCCAACCTGGAAAAGCTTGCTACTTACCTAGCAG GATTTGGAGACGTATATTTCCAATCGTGTAAAGATGAAGGGAGTGGTGTGGGTTCAAAGGATGGCAATGGCAAGTCATTTCTTCACCAGGGATATAAAAGTATTCTAAACTCAAAAAACAGTGAAGAATCTTTG GCAAATTTCGCAAGATGGGAGCCTGGACATGGCCGCTTCCCACTTCGTTATCCGTGGAAACACTACTTGAAGATTGGAGCTCTGGCTCGACAATGTgcctatcagattgaagctattAATGGCTGCATTAATTCTGATATCCAG GCATCAGAAGAGTTCAAAAGTAAGATTGAAGGACCATGTTCTAGAATGAGTTCAGAATGCGGTAAGGCATTAAAAGCATTAGCCACATCCATGAAAACGATGACAGATCCTTCCTCTGCGAATCCCCATGTAGAGAACTCCAAAGCTGCCATGAAAGACCTCAAATTTGCTCTCAAAGCTTCCTCCATGGAGAATGCAGACTTCCTAGCAATAGTGCCGGTCGCCACGGTGGGTTCTGTCCTGGTTGAGATAACCAAATGCATTCAGAAAATATCGGAAGCAGTCCATGAACTTTCCCAACGAGCTCATTTCAGCAAGACTGTGGAACCAACTGTTTCACCGGAGAAACCACAGCAACAGCAGCAGCTGCTTCACCGGGGAATAGTCCGACCAGTTCCGGACACTTCTGACGATGGGAATAGCGACGATGTTGTCATCACAATAGAAGAAATCACCACCGATTCGCCGGAGAAGGGAAAGCCCGATCAGCATCGGGTGCTAAAGCCTGGCCAAGTGTAA